From a single Anaerolineales bacterium genomic region:
- a CDS encoding APC family permease: protein MVNQNDNLQQTPIIERTTAHKPPRTWRSWLIGRPLSTADAPHETIGKMVGLAVFASDALSSNAYATQEMMVVLAAAGTIAFGYVFPISLAIVILLAIVSISYIQVIHAYPDGGGAYVVARDNLGEMAGLVAASSLLTDYILTVSVSISSGVAQIVSAYPALYEYRVLLAVASVFLIMLINLRGVRESGVAIAVPSLSFVVIMFVTLGAGLFKYFSGSLGLVVDPPEIHAHGITSVLGPLLILHAFSSGTAALTGIEAISNGVTAFKQPRSKNAATTLSWMGFILASLFLGISFLASRVGAVPSEVETVISQLGRTVFGGQGIMYFAVILGTTIILILAANTAFAGFPRLGALMAGDGFLPRQLTYRGSRLVYSRGIVALALLSSLLIIIFQASVTRLIPLYAIGVFLSFTLAQFGMALRWRRSRQIHPEHEGHQSSQRITRLRFDRLWRIKMVFNGFGALCTALVMVVFAVTKFRDGAYVVLILIPILIWALWSIHGHYKKLAKELSLDNFGTIPPHTIRHRVIMPLSGVHQGTLSALRYARMLSDDVTAVHIVIEPEDAEKVRKKWETWGEGVRLVVLDSPYRLFVEPLLEYISSIAEQRQPGETITVVVPEFVSDKRFTAALHTNTANILRDQLKHQHGVVITNVPYHVHEKDSGH, encoded by the coding sequence ATGGTCAATCAAAACGACAATCTGCAACAAACCCCAATCATTGAACGGACAACCGCTCATAAACCTCCGCGCACATGGCGATCCTGGCTGATAGGTCGCCCGCTCTCCACCGCGGATGCGCCACACGAGACCATCGGCAAGATGGTCGGTCTGGCGGTCTTTGCCTCCGATGCGCTTTCCTCGAATGCGTATGCCACGCAGGAAATGATGGTGGTACTTGCCGCCGCCGGGACGATCGCCTTCGGATATGTGTTCCCGATCTCGCTGGCAATCGTCATCCTGCTTGCCATTGTTTCCATTTCCTACATCCAAGTCATTCACGCCTATCCTGATGGCGGCGGGGCGTATGTGGTTGCCCGGGATAATCTGGGTGAAATGGCTGGACTTGTCGCAGCCTCCTCCCTGTTGACAGATTACATCCTGACCGTCTCAGTGTCCATTTCTTCCGGTGTGGCGCAGATTGTTTCCGCGTATCCCGCCTTGTATGAATACCGGGTGCTTCTGGCAGTGGCGTCTGTTTTTCTTATCATGCTCATCAACCTGCGCGGCGTGCGGGAGTCGGGTGTTGCCATCGCCGTGCCAAGCTTATCGTTCGTTGTCATCATGTTTGTGACGCTCGGCGCGGGCTTGTTCAAATACTTTAGTGGATCGCTGGGTTTGGTGGTGGACCCGCCTGAGATCCATGCGCACGGGATTACGTCCGTGCTCGGACCCCTGCTGATCCTGCATGCATTTTCCAGCGGCACCGCCGCACTGACAGGTATCGAAGCCATCTCCAACGGTGTGACCGCCTTCAAGCAACCCCGCAGCAAAAATGCCGCCACCACCCTGTCATGGATGGGCTTCATATTGGCAAGCCTGTTTCTCGGTATTTCCTTCCTTGCCAGCCGTGTCGGGGCTGTTCCTTCCGAAGTGGAAACGGTCATTTCCCAGCTGGGACGAACCGTGTTCGGCGGTCAGGGAATAATGTATTTTGCCGTCATCCTTGGCACGACCATCATCTTGATCCTCGCCGCAAACACCGCCTTTGCAGGGTTTCCGCGTCTCGGCGCGCTGATGGCTGGAGATGGTTTCCTGCCGCGCCAGTTGACCTATCGCGGCAGCCGCCTCGTGTACTCGCGCGGAATTGTCGCACTGGCATTGCTCTCATCTCTTCTGATCATCATCTTCCAAGCCAGCGTCACGCGCCTCATCCCTTTGTACGCCATCGGCGTGTTCCTGTCCTTTACACTGGCACAATTTGGCATGGCGTTGCGTTGGCGGCGCAGCAGACAAATCCACCCCGAACACGAGGGACATCAAAGTTCCCAGCGGATCACACGCCTCCGTTTTGACCGCTTGTGGCGGATCAAGATGGTCTTCAATGGATTTGGCGCGCTTTGTACCGCCTTGGTCATGGTCGTATTCGCAGTCACAAAATTCCGTGACGGCGCGTATGTAGTGCTGATCCTCATCCCGATCCTGATCTGGGCGCTGTGGTCGATCCACGGACATTACAAGAAACTCGCAAAAGAACTTTCCCTCGATAATTTCGGCACCATCCCGCCTCATACCATCCGCCACCGTGTCATTATGCCGCTCAGCGGCGTGCATCAGGGGACGCTTTCCGCATTGCGTTACGCGCGCATGTTATCCGACGACGTCACTGCCGTGCATATCGTCATCGAACCCGAAGATGCGGAGAAGGTTCGTAAAAAATGGGAGACATGGGGCGAAGGCGTGCGTCTGGTCGTGCTGGATTCGCCCTACCGTCTCTTTGTGGAACCCCTGCTGGAATATATCTCCAGCATTGCGGAACAAAGACAGCCCGGCGAGACCATTACCGTCGTTGTGCCCGAATTCGTCTCGGACAAACGCTTTACCGCCGCCCTGCACACCAACACCGCAAACATTTTACGCGACCAATTGAAACACCAACACGGCGTCGTGATCACGAATGTTCCCTACCATGTCCACGAAAAAGACAGCGGGCATTAA
- a CDS encoding diguanylate cyclase, with the protein MSPPNITYSAFLIIAGTACLFVALLVFQTRRSATGSFALISLLLALAWWDITYAIFWADVPGPTVFFWLDVTYVGVVTAPLAIFVFSLQITHRSKWLKSPLLTLICLEPIIVLLILFTDPSHGLFFAGKRTDAFIQDGGPVFWLNVVFSYSLVLVATIILYRTFTRSSGMYRKQIGMVLLGLAVTWLNSIIFVIGINPLPGADNTPFSFTIAALAFAFSLFRYRLLDIIPVARDVLIEKMTEGVLVIDSQNRIVDMNPAARNMLDVPASMLGESVDKVLSHWRRVDRDSLSMANTSVVFELRKGETIAYVEMRATPIMDYKDRKVGRLVVLHDITRLKNTQNELKLLATRDSLTGVINRGHFMELAEREILRAKRYKRKLSLIMMDLDYFKNVNDTYGHQAGDHVLVELANLCGHMIRKIDVFARLGGEEFALLLPEIDGQAALQLAERLRSSFASMTMDVDSRPFNVTISMGVTEFERYGGDRLEEMLHRADRALYHAKETGRNRVVFWKPELG; encoded by the coding sequence GTGTCTCCTCCGAATATCACATATAGTGCTTTCCTGATCATCGCGGGGACAGCCTGCCTGTTTGTTGCGCTGCTTGTATTTCAAACAAGGCGCAGCGCAACGGGGTCATTTGCGTTGATCAGCCTGTTGCTTGCGCTTGCCTGGTGGGATATTACCTACGCAATCTTCTGGGCGGATGTGCCCGGTCCAACAGTTTTTTTCTGGCTTGACGTCACGTATGTTGGCGTTGTCACCGCGCCGCTCGCTATCTTTGTTTTTTCTTTGCAGATCACTCATCGCTCCAAGTGGCTGAAGAGTCCACTTCTTACATTGATATGCCTCGAACCGATCATCGTCCTCCTTATCCTTTTTACTGACCCATCTCACGGTCTTTTTTTTGCAGGCAAGCGGACGGATGCGTTCATTCAGGACGGGGGACCTGTTTTCTGGTTGAATGTGGTCTTTTCCTATTCCCTGGTCCTGGTCGCGACCATTATTTTATACAGGACATTCACTCGTTCTTCGGGGATGTATAGAAAACAAATCGGGATGGTGCTGCTTGGGCTGGCGGTGACATGGTTAAACAGCATTATTTTTGTGATCGGTATCAACCCGTTGCCCGGAGCGGATAACACTCCTTTCTCGTTCACTATCGCGGCTCTTGCATTTGCTTTTAGTCTTTTCCGTTACCGCCTGTTGGACATCATCCCTGTTGCCCGGGATGTATTGATCGAAAAGATGACAGAAGGTGTGCTGGTGATCGACTCCCAGAACCGCATCGTGGACATGAATCCCGCCGCCCGGAACATGCTGGATGTGCCCGCCTCTATGCTGGGAGAATCAGTGGATAAGGTGCTATCGCATTGGAGACGCGTGGATCGCGATTCACTGTCCATGGCGAACACCAGCGTTGTCTTTGAGTTAAGAAAGGGTGAAACAATAGCCTATGTGGAAATGCGGGCTACTCCGATCATGGATTACAAGGACAGGAAGGTGGGAAGATTGGTCGTTCTGCATGATATTACAAGGCTGAAGAATACCCAGAACGAATTGAAATTGCTGGCTACAAGGGATTCGTTAACCGGCGTGATCAACCGCGGTCATTTTATGGAGTTGGCGGAGAGGGAAATCCTGCGCGCGAAGCGATACAAACGGAAACTGTCACTGATCATGATGGATCTGGACTATTTTAAGAATGTCAATGACACGTACGGTCATCAGGCGGGAGATCATGTTCTGGTCGAACTGGCGAATCTTTGCGGACATATGATAAGAAAAATTGATGTGTTCGCCCGCCTCGGCGGGGAGGAGTTTGCCCTGCTCCTGCCTGAGATCGATGGACAAGCCGCCCTTCAGCTTGCAGAACGGCTGCGTTCATCTTTCGCGTCCATGACCATGGATGTCGATTCGCGCCCGTTCAACGTAACCATCAGCATGGGCGTAACAGAATTTGAGAGATACGGAGGTGATCGCCTGGAGGAAATGCTGCACCGGGCAGACAGGGCACTGTACCATGCCAAGGAGACCGGGCGTAATCGCGTTGTTTTCTGGAAACCTGAGCTGGGTTGA
- a CDS encoding DUF1801 domain-containing protein, producing MFPFHQIESFLQHTPIPLQDIVLELRNIIASVAPDAVEVVRWGGLSYSHAGRGGVVSAGICQIGIEKDHIQLGFIHGAFLPDPHNLLQGTRKAKRFVKIERYEDTPWDDLKKLISASARFDPRTLTSGG from the coding sequence ATGTTCCCATTTCATCAGATCGAATCTTTTCTTCAACACACTCCTATTCCCTTGCAGGATATCGTTCTGGAGTTGAGAAACATCATCGCTTCCGTTGCACCCGATGCGGTGGAAGTTGTCCGCTGGGGCGGGTTGAGTTACAGCCATGCGGGACGTGGCGGCGTTGTCAGCGCAGGGATATGCCAGATCGGCATCGAAAAGGATCACATCCAGCTGGGGTTCATCCATGGTGCGTTCCTGCCCGATCCGCACAACCTGCTTCAGGGAACGCGCAAAGCCAAACGGTTTGTCAAGATCGAAAGATACGAGGATACTCCCTGGGATGATCTGAAGAAACTGATTTCCGCCTCCGCCAGGTTTGATCCACGCACACTGACTTCTGGGGGGTAA
- a CDS encoding DUF4287 domain-containing protein, producing MERLDKVVQTQLDNIQAKLGMSLNDMADIIKRTGLARHNDIRWMLQREYGIDHEDAKMLVNALFESQVQGA from the coding sequence ATGGAACGTTTGGATAAGGTTGTTCAAACCCAGCTCGACAATATTCAAGCCAAACTGGGCATGTCGCTCAACGACATGGCGGATATCATCAAGCGCACAGGCTTGGCAAGGCACAATGACATCCGCTGGATGTTACAGCGCGAATATGGGATCGACCACGAGGATGCCAAGATGCTGGTCAACGCGCTGTTTGAATCCCAGGTGCAGGGGGCGTAA
- a CDS encoding ABC transporter ATP-binding protein, with translation MGFFAGLNDEKYDRQYSDKVLVNRMVNYFNSQTARLGYASITIIVLAIIGAALPIVVSRMVDMIQSQPSVSSILWVGAALVGVAFGMWGLNWLRRGLIVRSVGDVVLDMRSRAFRAAAEHDLSFYDQFSSGRIVSRITSDTNDFGQLVVIVTDVAAQMMQAIIIAVVLFRTEWRLALLLIGFMPIIFGVASIFRILARRVTRKGMKAMADVNAAIKETISGISIAKNFRQEEGIFKSFDESNQQSYGVNVQRGFILSLVFPTLNALGGIFVGVLVYVGGLSAAQGMISIGAWYLFIMSLDQFFFPVLNLTSFWAQIQSGLSAAERVFALIDADPNVVQAERQDVPRLKGEIRFEHMHFRYSDKETVLSDFNLLLQPGENLALVGHTGAGKSSIAKLIARFYEFQEGRLLIDGRDIRTFDLTQYRRQLGIVSQVPFLFSGTVEDNIRYAAPGVPEAEMLKLAKRIGDGEWLETLPNGLQTEVGERGNRLSMGQRQLVALMRVLVQNPAIFILDEATASIDPFTEWQIQQALDLILKNSTSILIAHRLSTVKAADRIVVMQKGTIIEEGNHNGLLEQNGHYAELYNTYFRHQSLAYVEQMREMVSK, from the coding sequence ATGGGCTTCTTTGCAGGATTAAACGACGAAAAATACGACCGCCAGTACTCTGATAAAGTACTGGTCAACCGCATGGTCAATTACTTCAATTCACAGACCGCGCGGCTTGGGTACGCATCCATCACCATTATTGTGCTGGCGATCATCGGCGCAGCCTTACCCATCGTGGTCAGCCGCATGGTGGATATGATCCAATCACAGCCGAGCGTCTCGTCCATTCTATGGGTGGGAGCGGCGCTTGTCGGCGTGGCATTCGGCATGTGGGGACTGAACTGGCTGAGGCGCGGTCTGATCGTGCGCTCGGTCGGTGACGTGGTATTGGATATGCGTTCGCGCGCCTTCCGCGCCGCCGCCGAACACGACCTGTCCTTCTACGACCAGTTCTCCTCCGGGCGCATCGTCTCGCGCATCACATCGGATACGAACGACTTCGGGCAGCTTGTGGTCATCGTCACAGATGTTGCCGCACAGATGATGCAAGCCATCATCATTGCCGTGGTGCTCTTCCGCACCGAGTGGCGGCTGGCGCTGTTGCTGATCGGCTTCATGCCGATCATCTTTGGTGTCGCGTCCATTTTCCGAATTTTGGCGCGGCGCGTCACCCGCAAAGGCATGAAAGCCATGGCGGATGTCAACGCCGCCATCAAGGAAACCATCAGCGGCATTTCAATTGCAAAAAACTTCCGCCAGGAAGAAGGCATCTTCAAATCGTTCGACGAATCGAACCAGCAATCCTACGGCGTCAACGTCCAGCGCGGTTTTATTCTTTCGCTGGTCTTCCCAACCCTCAACGCATTGGGCGGAATTTTTGTCGGCGTGCTGGTCTATGTCGGCGGGCTGAGCGCGGCGCAGGGCATGATCAGCATCGGCGCGTGGTACCTTTTCATCATGAGCCTCGACCAGTTCTTCTTCCCCGTGCTCAACCTCACATCGTTCTGGGCGCAGATCCAAAGCGGACTTTCCGCCGCCGAACGCGTCTTTGCCCTCATCGATGCCGACCCCAACGTGGTGCAAGCCGAACGACAGGATGTGCCGCGTCTCAAAGGCGAGATTCGATTCGAGCACATGCACTTCCGCTATTCGGATAAGGAAACGGTTCTTTCGGACTTCAATCTGCTCTTACAACCCGGAGAGAATCTTGCGCTGGTGGGACACACCGGCGCCGGCAAGTCGTCCATTGCGAAGTTGATCGCGCGCTTCTATGAATTTCAGGAAGGGCGTCTGCTCATCGACGGACGCGACATCCGCACCTTTGACCTGACGCAATACCGCAGGCAGTTGGGCATCGTCTCGCAGGTCCCGTTCCTATTCTCTGGCACGGTGGAAGATAACATCCGCTATGCTGCGCCCGGCGTTCCTGAAGCGGAGATGCTCAAACTGGCAAAACGCATCGGCGATGGTGAATGGCTGGAAACCCTTCCGAACGGCTTACAAACCGAAGTCGGCGAGCGCGGGAATCGGCTCTCGATGGGGCAGCGCCAACTGGTGGCGTTGATGCGCGTGCTGGTGCAAAATCCCGCCATCTTCATTTTGGATGAAGCCACTGCCAGCATCGACCCGTTCACCGAGTGGCAGATACAGCAGGCGCTGGATCTGATCCTGAAAAATTCAACCAGCATACTGATCGCGCACCGTCTTTCCACGGTCAAAGCCGCCGACCGCATCGTTGTCATGCAAAAAGGGACGATCATCGAAGAGGGGAATCACAATGGTTTATTGGAGCAGAACGGACACTACGCCGAACTGTATAACACCTATTTCCGCCATCAATCGCTTGCGTATGTGGAGCAGATGAGGGAGATGGTAAGCAAATAA
- a CDS encoding DUF5655 domain-containing protein: MSSLDKAVQTQLENIQKKTGKSLDELAAIVKKSGLSKHGEIRDMLKEKLGLGHGDANTLTHIVLSSDSASAAKGKSTDAVLDEIYTGAKAGFRPIHEKLMKEIGKFGEFEIAPKKGYVSLRRKKQFAMIGPKTNTRFEVGINAKDLKKNTRLLEQPKGSMCNYIVNLNDVEEVNAELIAWIRSAYEDAG; this comes from the coding sequence ATGAGCAGTTTAGATAAAGCCGTTCAGACACAACTGGAAAATATCCAAAAGAAAACCGGCAAGAGCCTTGACGAACTCGCCGCCATCGTCAAAAAAAGCGGACTGAGCAAACATGGCGAGATCCGCGACATGCTCAAGGAGAAGCTTGGTCTTGGGCACGGTGATGCGAACACACTGACACATATCGTCCTGAGTTCGGATAGCGCCAGCGCAGCAAAAGGTAAATCTACCGATGCGGTGCTGGACGAGATTTATACTGGCGCAAAAGCGGGATTTCGCCCCATTCACGAGAAATTGATGAAAGAGATCGGCAAATTTGGTGAATTCGAGATCGCGCCAAAGAAGGGATACGTCAGCCTGCGCCGCAAGAAACAGTTTGCGATGATCGGTCCCAAGACCAATACCCGCTTCGAGGTCGGCATTAATGCGAAGGATTTGAAGAAAAATACCCGCCTGTTGGAGCAACCCAAGGGAAGTATGTGCAACTACATCGTCAATTTGAACGATGTGGAAGAAGTGAATGCGGAATTGATCGCATGGATCAGATCTGCATATGAGGACGCCGGGTAA
- a CDS encoding NAD-binding protein — MFVFIAGGGRTGAQLASQLLAQDYQVRLVEHRRELLTHLHHELPTEVIFEGQATDPAVLRHAGLEKANVLVACTNDDAANLVLCYLSRTMFKVRRTVARINNPRNAWLFDENFHVDETINQADVMAHLIQEEMSLGDMMTLLKLRRGRYSLVEEKVPPGAKAIGIPLKDLGLPDQCVIAAIIRRGQVTLPRGTMSLEEADEVLAVTDEEGAKQLERLLEPPDRSVL, encoded by the coding sequence ATGTTCGTATTTATTGCCGGGGGCGGTCGCACTGGAGCCCAACTCGCCTCCCAATTGCTCGCTCAGGATTATCAAGTCCGGCTCGTGGAACACCGCCGTGAATTGTTGACCCATCTGCACCATGAACTGCCGACCGAGGTCATTTTTGAAGGACAGGCGACCGACCCTGCCGTACTTCGGCATGCCGGTCTTGAAAAGGCGAATGTACTTGTCGCCTGTACCAATGATGATGCCGCCAATCTCGTCTTGTGCTACCTCTCGCGGACGATGTTCAAGGTGCGGCGCACAGTGGCGCGCATCAACAATCCGCGCAATGCCTGGCTCTTCGATGAGAATTTCCACGTGGATGAAACCATCAACCAGGCGGACGTGATGGCGCACCTGATCCAGGAAGAAATGTCGCTTGGCGACATGATGACCCTGCTAAAACTCCGCCGCGGACGCTACTCACTGGTGGAGGAGAAGGTTCCCCCCGGCGCCAAGGCGATCGGGATTCCGCTTAAGGATCTGGGGCTGCCCGATCAATGTGTGATCGCCGCCATCATCCGCAGGGGACAGGTCACCCTCCCGCGCGGCACGATGTCCCTTGAGGAAGCCGATGAAGTGCTTGCCGTCACGGACGAGGAAGGCGCGAAACAATTGGAGAGATTGCTCGAACCACCGGATCGTTCCGTTCTGTAG
- a CDS encoding ABC transporter ATP-binding protein → MTALSTPAEFTLQRKHRYNQASPVRWILSHVRPYLWIVIMLVVGAIGNAVLAVVVPVLTGDAFNAMLKTPPETSVLLPLALTIGISQIIRGVLQLGRNFGAELLAQRMERDIRDELYLSLLGKSMTFHNLQPVGDTMARATNDVREVNYMFSPGINLVVGSFMFILMPLFFGPRYHPSLILTPLIFTIIYFIALARYLKQLSPVTDEVRATFGNMNTHLSESLDGVEIMKGAAQEGAEVERFVTNARRVRDAFVVQGDLEARYIAMLLLGFAFAGGLVHSLFLFRAGLIDVGAVVGYFGMLQLLGFPTFTSTFAYSQISSGISSARRVLELIQRETNLDQNASGRTSNMVGEIEFRNVSFHYPSTTEGGTGSGDNILENISFKVKPGQTVAIVGQTGAGKTSLVKLINRTYDASAGQVLVDGVDVRDWNLASLREQISIIEQDIFLFSRSLSDNIAFGKPNATKQEVISASIAAQAHDFILDFDQTYDTTVGERGVTLSGGQRQRIALARAFLTDPRVLILDDSTSAIDSATEDKIQRAISNAARGRTTFIITHRLSQIRWADLIIVIRKGRIAAIGSHDELMKTSEAYSRIFRE, encoded by the coding sequence ATGACCGCTCTGAGTACCCCCGCAGAATTTACCCTGCAACGCAAACATCGATACAACCAAGCCTCCCCGGTGCGATGGATCCTTTCGCACGTGCGCCCTTATTTGTGGATCGTCATCATGCTGGTAGTTGGCGCGATCGGAAATGCCGTGCTGGCGGTGGTGGTACCGGTTCTGACCGGCGACGCCTTCAACGCCATGCTCAAGACTCCGCCGGAGACGTCGGTGCTCCTGCCTCTTGCGCTCACCATCGGCATCTCACAGATCATCCGCGGCGTGCTGCAATTGGGACGCAACTTCGGCGCGGAACTGCTGGCGCAGCGCATGGAGCGCGACATCCGCGACGAACTGTACCTTTCCCTGCTCGGCAAGAGCATGACCTTCCACAACCTGCAGCCGGTCGGTGATACGATGGCGCGCGCCACCAACGACGTGCGCGAAGTGAACTACATGTTCAGCCCCGGCATCAATCTGGTGGTGGGCTCGTTCATGTTCATTCTCATGCCGCTGTTCTTTGGTCCGCGCTACCATCCGTCGCTGATCCTTACGCCGCTTATTTTCACCATCATTTATTTCATTGCGCTGGCGCGTTATCTCAAGCAACTTTCACCCGTCACCGACGAAGTCCGCGCAACATTCGGAAACATGAACACGCATCTCTCCGAGTCATTGGATGGTGTGGAGATCATGAAGGGCGCGGCACAAGAGGGCGCGGAAGTCGAGCGCTTTGTCACCAATGCACGCCGCGTGCGGGATGCCTTCGTCGTGCAGGGCGATCTTGAAGCAAGATATATCGCCATGCTGCTGCTCGGCTTCGCATTTGCGGGCGGACTTGTCCATTCGCTATTCCTTTTCCGCGCCGGTCTCATCGACGTGGGTGCCGTGGTCGGATACTTCGGCATGCTGCAATTGCTCGGCTTTCCAACCTTCACATCCACGTTCGCATATTCGCAGATCTCATCGGGAATTTCATCCGCCCGCCGCGTTTTGGAACTCATCCAGCGTGAGACGAATCTTGACCAGAACGCTTCAGGCCGGACCTCGAACATGGTCGGCGAGATCGAGTTTCGCAATGTCTCATTCCATTATCCGTCCACAACCGAAGGCGGCACCGGCTCCGGCGACAACATCCTCGAGAATATCTCCTTCAAGGTTAAACCCGGGCAAACCGTCGCAATCGTCGGGCAGACAGGCGCGGGCAAAACATCCCTCGTCAAGTTGATCAACCGCACCTACGATGCTTCAGCCGGTCAGGTACTGGTGGACGGCGTGGATGTGCGCGACTGGAATCTCGCTTCCCTGCGCGAACAGATCTCCATCATCGAACAGGATATCTTCCTCTTCTCGCGCTCGCTCAGCGACAATATTGCATTTGGCAAACCGAATGCAACCAAACAGGAGGTTATTTCCGCCTCCATCGCGGCACAGGCGCATGACTTCATCCTCGACTTCGACCAGACCTACGACACGACTGTCGGTGAACGCGGTGTGACCCTCTCCGGCGGACAGCGCCAGCGCATCGCGCTCGCCCGCGCCTTCCTCACCGATCCGCGCGTTCTCATCCTGGACGACTCCACCTCCGCCATTGACTCCGCCACCGAGGACAAGATCCAACGCGCCATCTCCAACGCCGCCCGCGGACGCACGACCTTCATCATCACCCACCGCCTGTCACAGATTCGCTGGGCGGATCTGATCATCGTCATCCGCAAGGGACGCATCGCCGCCATCGGCTCCCACGACGAATTGATGAAAACATCCGAAGCGTATTCGAGGATTTTCAGGGAATAA
- a CDS encoding TrkA family potassium uptake protein, translated as MNFIVVGCGRVGSELAYRLFQNGYQVVVVDTNQKAFNRLHPDFRGRTVEGDSLSPDTLSRAGADKADGVAVVTSSDTMNAVIGHTIRMHYSNVKQVIVRNYDPALREMLESFGLQIVSSTSWGAERVQELLIDPSFRAVFSAGNGEVELYEMYVSPKWNGMTISNLLDGCSNTVCAALTRAGRAELPSPDTTLRTGDVLTVSATLEGVKALREKLQEAKEA; from the coding sequence ATGAATTTTATCGTTGTGGGCTGCGGCAGGGTTGGATCGGAACTCGCCTATCGCCTCTTTCAAAATGGATATCAAGTGGTGGTGGTGGATACCAACCAGAAAGCCTTTAACCGCCTCCACCCGGACTTTCGAGGGCGCACTGTTGAAGGAGACTCTCTCTCCCCCGACACCTTGTCCCGCGCCGGCGCGGACAAGGCCGATGGCGTTGCCGTTGTCACCAGTTCCGATACGATGAACGCTGTCATAGGGCACACCATCCGCATGCATTATTCCAACGTGAAACAGGTCATCGTCCGCAATTACGATCCTGCCTTGCGCGAAATGCTCGAATCGTTCGGGTTGCAGATCGTCAGTTCCACATCTTGGGGCGCGGAACGTGTTCAGGAACTGCTGATCGACCCATCTTTCCGCGCCGTCTTTTCGGCGGGTAACGGCGAAGTGGAACTGTATGAGATGTATGTATCACCGAAATGGAACGGGATGACCATCTCCAATTTGCTTGATGGATGCAGTAATACGGTCTGTGCGGCGCTTACCCGCGCCGGGCGCGCCGAGTTACCATCTCCCGACACCACCTTGCGGACCGGCGACGTGCTCACTGTCAGCGCAACGCTCGAAGGTGTGAAAGCCTTGCGCGAAAAACTGCAGGAAGCGAAGGAGGCGTAG